From a single Sulfolobus sp. E5-1-F genomic region:
- the hisC gene encoding histidinol-phosphate transaminase, giving the protein MRVSLKLIYLFYFAYLGFCIAPTKLVRNKIKSWLLDASEYDFTDIKEGIRLHLNESPFEPPQFIVDAVKMYLSKGNRYQHPELLNRYRELAAEYSKVEPENIYPSVGADGSIRAIFYNLVEPGDTIVTNYPSYSMYSVYSSVRGTKVIKVNLKEDSEWWKENIDDLLVQAEKAELVIIDDPNNPTGSPMLNGKRELIGQLAENTKGFVVIDEAYYEFGGYTASPYIYDYPNVLVVRTLSKAFSLASYRLGYMIANEEIVKSLMKSSTPFDIPLPSLIAGITALENSSYIKDVINTISRNREILYQGLKNLNLKVYKSITNFLLIKDNRNLQEMLMRHGIAIRKLYDNFYRITVGTEEQCRMVIDKLGEELENSNSK; this is encoded by the coding sequence ATAAGAGTTTCATTAAAGCTTATTTATTTATTTTACTTTGCTTATCTAGGGTTTTGTATTGCACCAACCAAGTTAGTTAGAAATAAGATAAAATCTTGGCTATTAGATGCAAGTGAATACGATTTTACAGACATTAAAGAGGGTATAAGATTACATCTTAATGAATCGCCATTTGAACCTCCACAATTTATTGTGGACGCAGTAAAGATGTACCTAAGTAAGGGAAATAGATATCAACACCCAGAGCTCTTAAACAGATACAGAGAATTAGCAGCCGAATATTCAAAGGTGGAACCAGAGAATATTTATCCTTCTGTTGGCGCAGATGGGTCAATTAGGGCAATATTTTACAATCTTGTAGAGCCCGGCGATACAATAGTAACAAATTATCCGTCTTACAGCATGTATTCTGTCTACTCATCGGTAAGAGGAACAAAGGTAATTAAAGTAAATCTTAAAGAAGATAGCGAATGGTGGAAAGAAAACATTGATGATCTGCTAGTTCAAGCAGAAAAAGCCGAGTTAGTAATAATTGATGATCCTAATAATCCCACCGGTTCTCCAATGCTTAATGGAAAAAGGGAACTAATAGGTCAATTAGCGGAGAATACAAAGGGTTTTGTTGTGATTGACGAGGCCTACTACGAATTTGGAGGGTATACAGCTTCTCCTTATATTTACGATTATCCTAACGTTTTAGTAGTTAGGACTTTGAGTAAAGCATTTTCATTAGCTTCCTATAGATTAGGCTATATGATCGCCAATGAGGAAATAGTAAAGAGCCTCATGAAGTCATCAACACCTTTTGATATACCTTTACCTTCACTTATTGCGGGAATTACGGCATTAGAAAATTCGTCATATATAAAGGATGTGATAAACACAATCAGCAGGAATAGGGAAATACTATATCAAGGACTCAAGAATCTAAATCTGAAAGTTTATAAATCGATAACAAATTTCCTTTTGATAAAAGATAATAGGAACTTGCAAGAAATGCTTATGAGACACGGTATTGCAATAAGGAAGTTATATGATAACTTTTATAGAATAACAGTAGGTACTGAAGAACAGTGTAGAATGGTTATAGATAAACTTGGTGAGGAACTTGAAAATAGCAATTCCAAATAA
- the leuS gene encoding leucine--tRNA ligase, producing MNNIAHKWQIKWEEAKVYESNPDPNKPKFFTTVAFPYPNSPWHIGHGRTYVTGDILARYKRMRGYNVLFPMAFHYTGTPIMAMADAIAKGDKELIETFKEIYEISPDVIPRMSDPLFMANYFKEDIKTSMREIGLGIDWRREFTTIDPEFSSFVTWQFHKLQSKGYIVKDTHPVGWCPVHHIPVGMHDTKGDVEPEIGEFVLIYFNSEKGIFPAATLRPETVFGATGLWINPNEMYVIANILGKKMILSEKSATKLSFQIDNIEIEDKIKGSKLVGIKVENPITGKYIGVLGADFVDASLGTGVVMSVPAHAPFDYYYSKKILKNNNIEIIPVITVEGLGNTLAKDVVEKNNPKNDEDLKKLTEYVYRTEYNKGALRADLENLIKEEYRNELKNLSGVPVPEGRELITNFLISKGLGRKIFEIMNKPVYCRCGTEIVVKILKDQWFLDYSNKEWKELARKCLTKMQIVPEETRKDFEFTIEWLEKRACARTRGLGTPLPWDKKWIIESLSDSTIYMAYYTISHKIKQYKISPSKLTQEFWDYVMLGIGNLEEVSKNTGIPSNIIKELREEFLYWYPLDIRHSGKDLIPNHLTFFIFNHAAIFQENLWPKAIAVNGLVLYEGKKMSKSLRNIIPLRKGLKMYGVDVMRIAVSSTADMGSDVNFSESLVKTVGETLRKMYELFKSLDNYSENILGFPEKWLLSRIYEIAANTTKHMETLELRDAVNELLFVFSSDLDEYFSMVNAEGRKANNKVLRDVLTIWLKLITPFAPHLAEEIWHEILNQTTFIVNEKWPEVEGSKIDELTLLKHEYMKRIIEDIRSILNVFKGTPKLIKIYALNDSRYIELLRDAIEANGQMKKFMDTHKPKSKEDARILQKIFNESLEIDDKMKKLITNYSINEVEVLSELSKYIGRKLNVEIRVEPYNEEVKKTYNKEAMPLRPAIIIE from the coding sequence TTGAATAACATTGCTCATAAGTGGCAGATTAAATGGGAGGAAGCAAAAGTTTACGAATCTAACCCAGATCCTAATAAACCTAAATTTTTCACTACAGTTGCATTTCCTTATCCTAATAGCCCTTGGCATATAGGACATGGAAGAACTTACGTCACTGGAGATATTTTAGCTAGATATAAACGAATGAGAGGATATAATGTATTATTTCCCATGGCGTTTCACTATACCGGAACGCCCATAATGGCTATGGCTGACGCAATTGCAAAAGGTGATAAGGAGCTCATAGAAACTTTTAAGGAAATTTACGAAATATCACCAGACGTAATCCCTAGGATGTCTGATCCACTATTCATGGCGAACTATTTTAAAGAGGATATAAAGACTTCAATGAGAGAAATAGGGTTAGGAATAGACTGGAGAAGGGAATTTACAACAATTGATCCTGAATTTTCATCATTTGTGACATGGCAATTTCATAAATTACAGAGCAAGGGATATATAGTAAAAGATACTCATCCCGTAGGATGGTGTCCAGTTCATCATATACCAGTTGGTATGCACGACACTAAAGGAGATGTGGAACCAGAAATAGGAGAATTTGTATTAATATATTTCAATTCAGAAAAGGGTATATTTCCCGCTGCTACGCTAAGACCAGAAACGGTATTTGGTGCTACAGGATTATGGATAAATCCTAATGAGATGTATGTAATTGCTAACATACTTGGCAAAAAAATGATATTGAGCGAGAAATCTGCCACTAAATTATCTTTTCAAATAGATAATATAGAAATAGAGGATAAGATTAAAGGGTCAAAACTAGTTGGCATTAAAGTAGAAAACCCAATAACCGGTAAGTATATAGGCGTATTGGGAGCAGATTTCGTTGATGCTAGTTTAGGTACGGGCGTTGTCATGAGTGTTCCAGCTCATGCTCCTTTTGATTACTACTATTCTAAGAAGATACTTAAAAACAATAATATTGAGATAATACCAGTAATTACAGTAGAAGGTTTAGGAAATACACTAGCTAAAGATGTTGTTGAGAAGAACAATCCAAAGAATGACGAAGATCTAAAGAAATTGACAGAATATGTGTATAGGACAGAGTATAATAAGGGTGCGTTGAGAGCTGATCTTGAAAACTTGATTAAGGAAGAATATAGAAATGAATTAAAGAATTTGAGTGGGGTTCCAGTTCCCGAGGGAAGGGAGCTAATAACTAACTTCTTAATTTCTAAAGGTTTAGGTAGAAAAATATTCGAAATTATGAATAAACCAGTGTATTGTAGGTGTGGCACAGAAATTGTAGTTAAGATACTTAAAGACCAATGGTTCCTAGATTATTCAAACAAAGAATGGAAGGAACTTGCGAGAAAATGCCTAACTAAAATGCAGATAGTCCCTGAGGAAACCAGAAAGGATTTTGAATTCACTATTGAATGGTTAGAGAAAAGAGCTTGTGCAAGAACTAGAGGGTTAGGTACCCCACTACCATGGGATAAAAAATGGATAATAGAAAGTTTAAGTGATTCAACAATCTATATGGCATATTACACTATATCTCACAAAATAAAACAATATAAAATATCACCCTCGAAGTTAACTCAAGAGTTTTGGGACTACGTAATGTTAGGCATAGGTAATTTAGAAGAGGTAAGTAAAAACACTGGAATACCCTCCAATATCATAAAGGAATTGAGAGAAGAATTCTTGTATTGGTATCCTTTAGATATTAGGCATAGTGGAAAGGACTTAATTCCTAACCATTTAACTTTCTTTATCTTTAATCACGCCGCAATATTTCAAGAGAACTTATGGCCAAAAGCGATTGCTGTAAATGGTTTAGTGTTATATGAAGGAAAGAAAATGAGTAAATCTCTTAGAAATATTATACCGTTAAGAAAAGGTCTAAAAATGTATGGAGTTGACGTGATGCGTATTGCTGTGTCATCTACAGCTGATATGGGATCAGATGTGAATTTCTCCGAATCTTTAGTTAAAACCGTAGGAGAAACCTTAAGAAAAATGTACGAACTCTTCAAGAGCTTAGATAATTATAGTGAAAATATCTTAGGATTCCCAGAGAAATGGTTATTATCAAGAATCTATGAGATTGCGGCTAATACAACAAAGCATATGGAAACGTTAGAGCTGAGAGATGCAGTTAATGAATTACTATTTGTCTTTTCTTCAGATTTGGACGAATATTTCAGTATGGTAAACGCTGAAGGAAGGAAGGCAAACAATAAAGTCTTACGGGATGTCTTAACAATATGGCTTAAGCTCATTACACCTTTTGCTCCCCACTTAGCTGAGGAAATATGGCACGAAATCTTAAACCAGACCACATTTATAGTAAATGAAAAATGGCCAGAAGTTGAAGGTTCGAAGATAGACGAACTAACGCTATTGAAACATGAGTATATGAAAAGAATTATTGAAGATATAAGGTCTATCTTAAATGTCTTTAAGGGAACTCCAAAGCTCATTAAAATTTACGCTCTAAATGACTCTAGGTATATAGAATTACTTAGAGATGCAATAGAGGCAAATGGGCAAATGAAAAAGTTTATGGATACTCATAAACCTAAAAGTAAAGAAGATGCTAGAATTTTACAAAAGATATTCAATGAATCCTTAGAAATTGACGATAAAATGAAGAAATTAATTACAAACTATAGTATTAATGAGGTAGAGGTACTTAGTGAGTTATCAAAATATATTGGAAGAAAGCTAAATGTTGAAATTCGAGTAGAGCCTTATAATGAGGAAGTCAAAAAGACGTATAATAAAGAAGCCATGCCCCTAAGACCTGCTATAATAATTGAGTAA
- the hisD gene encoding histidinol dehydrogenase — protein sequence MISYSLPNERPNDFSRVIPVVKDIIESVRARGDKALYELTEKLDKVKIDNIKASEEELKTQASKLDSKVKQAIDMAYDQLKAFHEMLVPPNIGGGYRGISFGVVWKSIERIGIYVPSGKYSYPSTLLMAGIPAKVAKVKEIYVASPPTQEGTVNPALAYVAIKLGVNEVYKVGGAQAIAALAYGTESVKKVYKIVGPGNVYVQAAKFLVSNVVGIDGIEGPTELVIIADETAKPDYIALDMKAQAEHGPDTYIVLLSSDEELLRKVEEKIKDDKKVYYIIKTKNLDEAIEIVNKIAPEHLSLYVKDAYALMDKVVNAGAISLGNTPPAIIDYVAGPNHILPTNGWARVRGGITVYDFIKPTMYASIRDINKQLLEASISLANYEGFVIHGKSIGARYE from the coding sequence ATGATCTCCTATAGTTTACCAAATGAGAGACCTAACGATTTTAGCAGAGTAATTCCAGTAGTTAAAGATATTATTGAATCTGTTAGAGCAAGGGGAGACAAAGCATTGTATGAACTAACTGAGAAATTGGATAAGGTAAAGATAGATAACATCAAGGCAAGTGAAGAGGAATTAAAAACACAAGCTTCTAAGTTAGACTCTAAAGTTAAGCAAGCTATAGATATGGCTTATGATCAATTAAAAGCATTTCATGAAATGCTTGTTCCTCCTAATATTGGAGGGGGTTATCGAGGAATATCATTTGGAGTAGTTTGGAAAAGTATAGAAAGGATTGGAATATATGTTCCTTCAGGTAAATACTCTTATCCATCAACCTTACTAATGGCCGGAATACCGGCAAAAGTAGCTAAGGTGAAGGAAATTTACGTAGCCTCTCCTCCTACTCAAGAAGGAACAGTAAATCCAGCTTTAGCTTATGTTGCAATTAAGCTAGGAGTAAATGAGGTTTATAAAGTAGGTGGTGCACAAGCAATAGCTGCTTTAGCTTATGGTACTGAGAGCGTAAAGAAAGTTTATAAAATCGTGGGGCCTGGTAATGTTTATGTTCAAGCTGCAAAATTCCTTGTGAGTAACGTTGTTGGGATTGATGGTATTGAGGGTCCAACTGAATTAGTTATAATAGCAGATGAGACCGCGAAACCCGATTACATAGCATTAGATATGAAGGCACAGGCTGAGCATGGTCCCGATACATATATAGTACTTTTATCTAGTGATGAAGAACTTTTAAGGAAGGTTGAAGAGAAAATAAAGGATGATAAAAAAGTTTATTATATAATAAAAACTAAAAATCTAGATGAGGCTATAGAAATTGTAAACAAAATAGCCCCAGAACATCTATCCTTATATGTTAAAGACGCATATGCCTTAATGGATAAAGTAGTAAATGCGGGTGCAATAAGCTTAGGAAACACACCTCCAGCAATAATAGATTATGTAGCAGGTCCAAATCACATTTTACCTACCAATGGTTGGGCTAGAGTTAGGGGAGGAATTACTGTTTACGATTTTATAAAACCAACAATGTACGCTAGCATTCGTGATATAAATAAACAGCTACTTGAGGCATCTATTTCTTTAGCAAACTATGAAGGATTCGTAATTCATGGTAAAAGTATAGGTGCACGGTATGAGTAA
- a CDS encoding TIGR00269 family protein, translating into MICDNCKTREAVILQPHTGRKLCKECFIEDVRKRVEIEARKQGIVNSNKILLAVSGGKDSLVLADTLSQFINPSKLIAFNINEGIKGYNRSEYVKRLEEYLKDLGIELIKSGFKEEVGFSLDEMLQASLKKNLNVSACTFCGGFRRKLINEAGIKVNADYVATGHNLDDEVQTIVINLIRGDLLRLIRLGDKPLMVSSKFVMRVKPLRKIYEWETTIYAHLKGFEFQETECPYISEKPTLRAKVRELLYKLEERKPGTLLRILEQFDEISDKLKREYRLTNELPNCVICGEPTTPGRMICKNCELLIRSGLMPQEYQKYLPIS; encoded by the coding sequence ATGATTTGTGATAATTGTAAAACACGAGAAGCGGTAATTCTACAACCACATACTGGAAGAAAATTATGTAAAGAATGCTTTATAGAAGACGTTAGGAAAAGAGTCGAAATAGAGGCTCGAAAGCAAGGGATAGTGAATTCCAATAAAATACTTTTAGCGGTCTCAGGAGGAAAGGATAGCTTAGTATTAGCAGATACCTTGTCTCAATTTATAAACCCATCTAAACTAATAGCATTCAATATAAATGAGGGCATAAAAGGATATAATAGAAGTGAATACGTGAAGAGGCTTGAGGAATATCTAAAGGATCTAGGAATTGAATTAATAAAAAGCGGGTTTAAAGAAGAAGTTGGTTTTTCTCTAGACGAGATGCTACAAGCTTCATTAAAGAAGAACCTTAATGTATCCGCTTGTACCTTTTGTGGAGGATTTAGAAGGAAGTTAATTAATGAAGCCGGAATTAAAGTAAACGCAGATTACGTGGCAACTGGTCATAATTTAGACGATGAAGTGCAAACTATAGTCATAAATTTGATAAGAGGTGACTTGTTGAGACTAATAAGGTTAGGAGATAAGCCATTAATGGTAAGTAGTAAGTTTGTAATGAGAGTTAAACCATTAAGGAAAATTTACGAATGGGAGACAACGATCTATGCTCATCTTAAAGGCTTTGAGTTTCAAGAAACCGAATGCCCATATATTTCTGAAAAACCAACTCTAAGGGCTAAGGTCAGAGAACTATTGTACAAACTAGAGGAAAGAAAACCTGGGACATTGCTGAGAATTCTAGAACAGTTTGATGAGATTTCAGACAAACTCAAAAGAGAGTATAGACTCACTAACGAATTACCTAATTGTGTAATTTGTGGAGAGCCCACTACACCAGGGAGAATGATATGTAAGAATTGTGAATTACTAATTAGATCTGGGTTAATGCCTCAAGAATATCAGAAATACTTACCTATATCGTAA
- the hisA gene encoding 1-(5-phosphoribosyl)-5-((5-phosphoribosylamino)methylideneamino)imidazole-4-carboxamide isomerase yields the protein MDSIIPSIDISLGKAVKRIRGVKGTGLVLGNPVELASRIYNEGYTRIHVVDLDAAEGVGNNEMYIKEICKIGFDWIQVGGGIRDTEKAKRLASLDVNALIFSTIVFTNFSLFMDIVREIGSNRVMVSIDYDDTKRVLIRGWREKSIEITDGIKKVNEFELLGIILTYITNEGTTKGIDHNVKDYVKLIRGVKEYAGGVSSYEDIVYLKNVGFDYIIVGMAFYLNKIRGINIG from the coding sequence GTGGATAGTATAATTCCAAGTATTGATATAAGTCTTGGAAAAGCAGTAAAAAGAATTAGAGGGGTTAAGGGAACTGGTCTAGTTTTAGGTAACCCAGTAGAATTGGCAAGCAGAATCTACAATGAAGGATATACAAGAATACACGTAGTTGATTTAGATGCTGCAGAAGGAGTTGGCAATAATGAAATGTACATTAAGGAGATTTGTAAAATAGGATTTGATTGGATCCAGGTAGGTGGGGGTATAAGAGATACTGAAAAGGCTAAAAGACTAGCTTCACTAGATGTTAATGCGTTAATTTTCTCTACAATAGTATTTACTAATTTTAGCCTATTCATGGATATTGTAAGAGAAATTGGAAGTAATAGAGTAATGGTATCCATAGATTATGATGATACGAAGAGAGTTCTTATAAGAGGATGGAGAGAGAAATCAATAGAAATTACAGATGGAATTAAGAAAGTAAATGAATTTGAATTACTAGGAATCATACTAACCTATATCACTAATGAGGGTACAACGAAAGGAATTGATCACAACGTAAAGGATTATGTAAAACTGATACGAGGAGTAAAGGAATATGCTGGGGGTGTTTCAAGCTATGAAGATATTGTGTACTTAAAAAACGTGGGGTTTGACTATATAATAGTTGGAATGGCTTTTTACCTAAACAAAATAAGGGGGATTAACATTGGCTAG
- the hisF gene encoding imidazole glycerol phosphate synthase subunit HisF has product MTTKRIIACLDVKDGNVVKGVNFINLQLKGDPVTLASLYEEEGADEIVFLDITATIEARRALYNVIKDTASVLSIPLTVGGGIRTLDDVSMALSSGADKVSINTAAVENSQIVKKSADEFGSQAVVVAIDAKKVNGDWVVFTKSGTYNTGLNAIKWAKKVEELGAGEILLTSIDRDGTRLGYDLELTKKIVDSVNIPVIASGGAGKMEHFYEVFSLANADAALAAGIFHDRIIKIKDLKLYLSQKGIEVRI; this is encoded by the coding sequence ATGACGACGAAGAGAATAATAGCTTGCTTAGATGTAAAGGATGGTAATGTAGTTAAAGGAGTGAATTTCATTAATCTTCAATTGAAGGGAGATCCAGTTACCCTAGCTAGTCTATATGAGGAAGAAGGCGCTGACGAAATAGTCTTCTTAGATATAACTGCAACGATAGAAGCTAGAAGAGCATTATATAATGTCATTAAGGATACTGCAAGTGTATTGTCCATTCCTCTAACAGTCGGTGGCGGTATTAGAACACTTGATGACGTGTCAATGGCGTTAAGTTCTGGAGCAGATAAGGTTAGTATAAATACTGCAGCAGTTGAAAATAGTCAAATAGTGAAAAAATCTGCAGACGAGTTTGGTTCACAAGCCGTAGTAGTAGCCATAGATGCCAAAAAGGTAAATGGAGATTGGGTAGTTTTCACAAAATCTGGAACTTACAATACCGGGCTTAATGCTATAAAGTGGGCTAAAAAAGTGGAAGAACTTGGTGCGGGTGAAATACTTCTAACTAGCATTGACAGAGACGGTACCAGACTTGGCTATGACTTAGAGTTAACTAAGAAAATAGTCGACTCTGTTAATATACCTGTGATAGCCAGTGGAGGAGCTGGCAAAATGGAACATTTTTATGAGGTTTTTTCCCTCGCAAACGCCGATGCGGCGTTAGCTGCTGGTATATTTCATGATAGAATAATTAAAATAAAAGACTTGAAGTTGTATTTAAGCCAGAAAGGCATTGAGGTGAGAATATGA
- a CDS encoding cob(I)yrinic acid a,c-diamide adenosyltransferase — MFTRTGDDGNTNVISKRVGKDSPLVNLLGDIDELNSFIGLALTKIEWEDMQNDLMRVQTELFILGEEIIQDKGRINEEAVKWLESRTVEYRKESGPVRLFVIPGGSEEASYLHVARSVARRVERDAVAYSKELNFNKWIIVYLNRLSSLLFSMAIVANKRKNVKERIYDIGKYF; from the coding sequence ATGTTCACCAGAACTGGAGACGATGGAAATACCAATGTAATATCTAAGAGAGTAGGAAAAGATTCTCCGCTAGTAAACTTATTGGGAGATATAGATGAGCTTAATTCCTTCATAGGATTAGCCTTAACAAAGATTGAATGGGAAGATATGCAAAACGATCTTATGCGTGTTCAAACTGAGTTATTTATATTAGGAGAGGAAATTATTCAGGATAAGGGTAGAATAAATGAGGAGGCAGTAAAGTGGTTAGAGAGTAGAACAGTTGAGTATAGAAAAGAAAGTGGTCCTGTAAGGTTATTTGTAATACCAGGCGGTTCCGAGGAGGCTTCATATTTACACGTAGCAAGAAGTGTTGCTAGAAGAGTTGAAAGAGATGCAGTAGCTTATTCTAAGGAACTGAATTTCAATAAATGGATAATTGTTTATCTGAATAGATTATCTTCTTTATTATTCTCAATGGCTATAGTAGCAAATAAGAGGAAAAACGTAAAGGAGAGAATTTACGATATAGGTAAGTATTTCTGA
- the hisH gene encoding imidazole glycerol phosphate synthase subunit HisH — MKALVINYGVGNLYSISSALKRVGFEVTIDNKPRKDYDLIVFPGVGAFSAVAEFILQYKDLFNDLRKSGTSFLGVCLGMQIMFEKGTEGKESNGLGWFKGIVDKINANVKLPHIGWDLVFEVKDSCELTHGLDKKYVYYVHSYVAYPTSKDYVYMKSQYGIEYPALVCDKNVVGTQFHPEKSSSTGKIFLENLKGWIKR, encoded by the coding sequence ATGAAAGCATTAGTAATCAATTATGGAGTAGGAAATCTATACAGTATCTCATCTGCTCTAAAGAGAGTAGGATTTGAAGTAACCATAGATAATAAACCGAGAAAGGATTACGATCTAATCGTATTCCCTGGTGTTGGTGCATTTTCCGCTGTAGCCGAGTTTATCCTACAATATAAGGACCTTTTTAATGACCTAAGAAAGAGTGGAACTAGTTTTTTAGGAGTTTGTCTAGGCATGCAGATAATGTTTGAAAAGGGAACTGAGGGAAAAGAGAGTAATGGACTAGGATGGTTTAAAGGTATAGTGGATAAGATAAATGCTAATGTGAAGCTTCCTCATATAGGTTGGGATTTAGTATTTGAAGTAAAAGACTCTTGTGAATTAACCCATGGATTAGATAAGAAATATGTCTACTACGTGCATAGTTATGTAGCATATCCTACTAGTAAAGATTACGTTTATATGAAAAGTCAATATGGGATAGAATATCCTGCACTAGTGTGCGATAAAAATGTTGTAGGTACTCAATTTCACCCAGAGAAGAGTTCAAGTACTGGTAAGATATTTCTAGAGAATCTTAAGGGGTGGATTAAACGTTAA
- the hisG gene encoding ATP phosphoribosyltransferase, protein MKIAIPNKGRLQQPTLQFLQLVGIKPLASDDRALIVPTSWEGVQLVMIRTEDIPNIVETGATELGITGHDYVIESNADVEELIKLDFGRSKIVLAVPQTWSENSVEELKGKEFRVATKYYNIAKEYVRKKELNAKIVKISGAAEVMPSLGAADAIIDVMSTGTTLKLHGLKAVDVIMDSYAVVIGNKNWIKNDEADKINLLLTMMKGAIAAKGKKMIFMNVPDNRLDKVIDSLPAMLAPAITRLSRSDMWEVITVADEDILPEVIAKVKAAGARDIVVIDIEKVVK, encoded by the coding sequence TTGAAAATAGCAATTCCAAATAAGGGAAGACTTCAACAACCTACATTACAATTTTTACAATTAGTAGGCATAAAGCCATTGGCTAGTGATGATAGAGCGTTGATAGTACCCACAAGTTGGGAGGGAGTCCAATTAGTCATGATCAGAACTGAGGACATACCTAATATTGTGGAAACTGGTGCGACAGAATTAGGAATTACTGGTCATGATTATGTTATAGAAAGTAATGCAGATGTTGAGGAGTTAATCAAACTAGACTTTGGAAGATCAAAAATAGTTCTAGCAGTCCCTCAAACCTGGAGCGAAAATTCTGTAGAAGAATTGAAAGGAAAGGAATTTAGAGTAGCTACTAAATACTATAATATAGCAAAAGAATACGTAAGAAAAAAAGAACTAAACGCTAAAATAGTAAAAATAAGTGGAGCTGCTGAGGTAATGCCATCATTGGGTGCTGCCGATGCAATAATTGATGTCATGAGTACTGGTACTACTCTAAAACTGCATGGGTTAAAAGCAGTGGACGTTATAATGGACTCCTATGCAGTAGTTATAGGAAATAAAAACTGGATAAAAAACGATGAGGCTGACAAGATTAATTTGCTTCTAACAATGATGAAGGGAGCAATCGCAGCTAAAGGTAAGAAAATGATATTCATGAATGTCCCTGATAATAGGCTAGATAAGGTAATAGATTCCTTACCTGCAATGTTAGCCCCAGCAATAACTAGGCTAAGCAGATCAGACATGTGGGAAGTAATTACAGTAGCAGATGAGGACATATTACCAGAAGTTATAGCCAAAGTAAAAGCCGCTGGAGCTAGGGATATCGTTGTTATTGACATAGAGAAAGTGGTGAAGTAA
- the hisBd gene encoding imidazoleglycerol-phosphate dehydratase, with amino-acid sequence MARSANITRETKETKIEVFLDIDRRGEIKVSTPVPFFNHMLITLLTYMNSTAIVSATDKLPYDDHHIVEDVAITLGLAIKEALGDKRGIKRFSHQIIPMDDALVLVSLDISNRGMAFVNLDLKRSEIGGLATENVPHFFQSFAYNSGVTLHVSQLSGYNTHHIIEASFKALGLALYEATRIVDNEIRSTKGII; translated from the coding sequence TTGGCTAGAAGTGCAAATATTACTAGAGAAACAAAGGAGACCAAAATAGAGGTATTCTTAGATATAGATAGAAGAGGCGAAATTAAGGTATCTACCCCAGTTCCATTCTTTAACCACATGCTTATAACATTACTAACTTACATGAACTCCACTGCAATAGTATCTGCTACTGATAAGCTACCTTATGATGATCATCATATTGTGGAAGATGTCGCAATAACACTTGGATTAGCGATTAAGGAAGCATTAGGTGATAAGAGAGGTATTAAAAGATTCTCTCATCAAATTATACCAATGGATGATGCATTGGTTTTAGTTTCACTAGATATTTCGAATAGAGGAATGGCTTTTGTAAACCTTGATTTGAAGAGAAGTGAAATTGGTGGGTTAGCTACGGAAAATGTTCCACATTTCTTTCAATCCTTTGCTTACAATAGTGGAGTTACTTTACATGTTTCTCAATTGAGTGGGTATAATACGCATCATATTATAGAGGCTAGTTTTAAGGCATTAGGATTAGCACTATATGAGGCAACGAGAATAGTAGATAATGAAATAAGAAGCACTAAGGGGATCATATGA
- the hisE gene encoding phosphoribosyl-ATP diphosphatase encodes MSNEIIDELYKIILDRIEKRPNGSYTVEIVNKGKAYVARKVGEESVETIVASLAENKERFISEVADLIYHLLVLMALEGVTPEDIYRELERRRK; translated from the coding sequence ATGAGTAATGAAATAATAGACGAATTATATAAAATTATACTCGATAGAATAGAAAAGAGGCCAAATGGTAGTTATACTGTTGAAATTGTAAATAAGGGAAAGGCATATGTAGCGAGGAAAGTTGGTGAGGAATCTGTAGAAACAATAGTAGCATCTCTGGCAGAGAATAAAGAGAGATTTATAAGTGAGGTTGCAGATTTGATTTATCATTTATTAGTGTTAATGGCATTAGAAGGCGTAACACCAGAGGATATTTATAGAGAGTTAGAGAGGAGGAGAAAATGA